The Effusibacillus pohliae DSM 22757 genome segment CGGTCAACGCTTCCTTAGCTCAGTCGGCAGAGCGCATCCATGGTAAGGATGAGGTCGCCGGTTCGATCCCGGCAGGAAGCTCCAGACAAACCCACCGAAGGAAAGCGCGGTTTCGCGGCAACGCTGAATGCTTCGGTAGCGGTTGAAAGCAAGTTCTATTCATCCAAGTGGCGCGTTGGAGAAGTGGCTTAACTCACCGCCCTTTCAAGGCGGCATTCACGGGTTCGAATCCCGTACGCGTCACCAACATGGGGCCCCCACAAAGTATTTGGTGTTGCTGCAAAGCTTCGCTTCACTTTGTGGGGTATTTCGGAGGCTTAGCTCAGCTGGGAGAGCATCTGCCTTACAAGCAGAGGGTCGGCGGTTCGATCCCGTCAGCCTCCACCAATTTTCCATCAAACTCTTGTTCGCCAACGTACCGGAGTGGCTTTGAAGTGCAGTGCCGGGATTCTGGCGGAGCAGCAAAATTTATCATCGTCGCGGGGTGGAGCAGTTGGCAGCTCGTCGGGCTCATAACCCGAAGGTCGCAGGTTCGAGTCCTGCCCCCGCAACCAGAGTGGAGCTGTGGTGTAGTGGCCTAACATGCCCGCCTGTCACGCGGGAGATCGCGGGTTCGAATCCCGTCAGCTCCGCCACTGTTTCAAAGCGATCATTCCGCCGGCAGGTGACAACTCGCGCTGCGGAACCATCCTTGATTTACAACCGGGATACCGGAATTGCGCTTCGACAGCTCAAGCTGTGCAATCGGCAACGGAGTTGCCGTATCCTGTCTGTTTCTGCTATACTTTTGTTGTGACAAGCGCAAAGCCTATGCGGGTGTAGTTCAATGGTAGAACTCCAGCTTCCCAAGCTGGCGGCGTGGGTTCGATTCCCATCACCCGCTCCACACTGAAACCCTTGAGAAATCAAGGTTTTTTTGATTTATGGACACCAAGCGTGGCATCATTCCCGCACGAAAAATCTTCGGGGGCCCTGAATCCGGTGTCGAAGATGTTGGATCACCCAGATAACCAATAACTTTTTGCCCCCTTGGTTCTGGTAAGGTAGGGTTGACAAAGCGACATCAGTCAAATCGACAATTGGCACTATGCCGAAGGAGAGGATGTATGCGCGAATCGGTTGGCTCCCCAAAAATTTTTTGCGATATGTCAGGATAACTGACAGGGATGAAGACCCTTTCGCCTGATTTGCTGTACATTAAGGGTGCGGGATGTCCGGGCTCTTCGCATCCTGAAACTCCAACTCCACTCCTTTCTCACGGTACCTGATGCAGGTACCCTTTTTTTTTCTAAACATGTTGCTGTCGGAACGTGAATACGCGGATTGGCGACGGTCAATCGGCTGGCTCCTGTGTTCGGAGGTTTTGATCCCGATTTCTCAATGTGTTAAGATCCGGTGTAGTGGTCACCGACTACTTGTCATTTCCTGCGGATCTTGTTATAATGCAAAATTGCAAGATCGACTTTTTATACGTACCTGGAGGGATACCGAAGTGGTCATAACGGGGCGGTCTTGAAAACCGTTAGGGCGCAAGCCCACGGGGGTTCGAATCCCTCTCCCTCCGCCAGAACGAACGCCATCCGCGGCAGGATGGCGTTTTTTCATTGACAAACCGGAAGTTCGTTGTTACCATGATTGAAACACCACAAAGTTTTGAATTTGCAGAGCCGAGTTGAGATGAGTAGAATGAGGGGAGTGAAGCCGAGGAACGCGGGATCTTGTGAGACAAGACCAGCTTCGTTGAGGCTGGTCTTTTTGTGTTGAGCTGTCGGAGCCGAGATGAGCAGAGAGGAGAGGAGTGGAGCGCATGATCGCTGTGATCGACAATTACGATTCGTTTACTTACAATCTGGTGCAGTATCTGCGGGAATTCGGATGTGAAGTGAAAACGTTTCGCAACGACAAGGTGACGGTGGCCGAGCTGGCAGCATTGCCGTTGACTCATCTGCTGATTTCGCCGGGGCCATGCACGCCCGATCAGGCGGGGATCTCGCTGGAAGCGATCCGGTTTTTTGCCGGAAAAGTGCCGATCCTGGGGGTCTGCTTGGGACACCAGTCGATCGGGCAGGCGTTTGGCGGCCGAATTGTCAAAGCCAAAAGGATGATGCACGGCAAAACATCGCCCGTTTTTCATACGGGGGAAAGCGTTTTTCAGACGCTGCCCAGTCCTTTCCGGGCCACCCGGTACCATTCGTTGGTGGTGGAGAAAAACAGCCTGCCGGCCTGTCTGCAGGTGATCGCCGAGTCAGACGATGGAGAAATCATGGCGCTTCAGCATCGCGAGTACGCGATCACGGGCGTCCAGTTTCACCCGGAAAGCATCATGACCGAACACGGCAAAACGATCATCCGCAACTTTCTGGAGCAGCGGGAGAGGGTGCTCGCATGAAGACGGTCGCCAGCAAGATTCGGGTTCACTCGCAGGAGCGGGTATATCCGCGAACCGTTGACGCATTTGAGGTATTTCGCAAGCTGCACGCAAAATATGGTGCGACGTCCGCGTTTTTGCTGGATTCCGTAAGCGATCCGAAAAGCCGCTATTGTTCGTCCCTGATTGGCTTGTTTCCATTGGTGGCCTGCCGCTTCAAGGGACGGACTCTGTTGGTCGAAGGCGATCCGGCACTGATCCCGACGATCGCTGAAAACTTGCGCGGCAACGGGCATGCGCTGCCGAAATTTTCCGGTCCGCTGCCGCCGGTGTTGGATACCATCCGAAACAGTTTCGAACTGGTCGGCAAACCGGCACTGCAGCCGTATTCGTTTGGTTTCATCGGCTTTTTCTCATACGACGCGATCCGTTACTTTGAAGCGATCCCCAATACGGCGCTGGACGACCGCGGCTTGGACGACGTGCTGCTGCAGATTCATCAGGTAATCCTGCATTTTGAGCAGGATCGGATTCGGGTGGTCATCAACCGGGTGGCAGGTGTGGAGACGCCCGATTTTTCCGCGATCGAATCGTTGCTGACGGCCGACGGGGCGCCGCCGTTTGCAGGGTTTGACCCGTCGCGGCTGGTCGTGGAAGAAGATGTGCAGAAAGAGGAATATCTCGAACGCGTAAAACGGGCGAAGGAGTACATCCGCGAGGGAGACATTTTTCAGGTGGTGCTTTCCAAGCGGGACCGCGTGATCGGGCGGATTGACCCGCTGTTGGTGTACCAGCGGTTAAAGGATGTCAACCCGTCGCCTTATATGTTCTTTGTCGATTATGGCAGGTATCGGGTCTTCGGGGCGAGCCCGGAAATGCAGATCCGGTTGGAAAATGGGCTCGCGCAGATGCGCCCGATTGCCGGCACGACCAAGGGAAAAGGCAGGACGGAGGAAGAAAACCGGGCGCTGATCGAGAATCTGCTGGCGGATGAGAAGGAGAAAGCGGAACATCTGATGCTGGTCGATCTGTGTCGGAACGATCTGGGTCGGGTGTGCAAGCCGGGAACGGTGCGGGTGAAAGATTTTATGGCGGTGGAGGAGTACTCGCATGTGTTCCATATCGTGTCCACGGTCGAAGGAGAGGTCGAGCCGGACGTGTCGCCGTTTGACGTATTCTTGTCGACGTTTCCGGCCGGAACGTTGAGCGGGGCGCCGAAAGTGCGGGCGATGGAAATCATCGATGAGCTGGAGACGCTGTCGCGAGGGATCTACGGGGGAGTCATCGGCTTCTTCGATTTTCTCGGGAATATGAACACGGCGATTGTGATTCGGACGGTAATCAACCAGGACGGGGTTTCCTATTTGCAGGCGGGAGCCGGCATCGTCGCCGATTCGGTGCCGGAAAACGAATGGAACGAATGCGATCACAAGCTGCGGGCGTTGAAAACGGCACTGTTTTCATAGAATGGCAGCGAACGGAATGAGAGAAGCTACAGCGTAGGAGGTGGTTCTTCTGAAGCTGCGAGCTTCTCTTTTTTCTGCCGCGTTGGCCGGTTGTTTGACAGGCGTATTCCCAACCCCTTCTTATATCATGGTCGACAAGTCGAACAATACCCTTACGTTTTATTCGTACAATATCCCCGTCCGTACGTTTTCCGTGGCCACCGGCCGCAGCGAGGAGGACACTCCGGTCGGCACGTTTCCGGTCGTCATGCTGGTGAAAAATCCCTGGTACCTGAAACAGAACATTCCGGGCGGCGACCCGAACAATCCGCTCGGCTCCCGCTGGATCGGGCTGGAAGTGCCGGGGACGGACGGTTCCCAATATGGCATCCACGGCACCAACCAACCGGACTCGATCGGCGCTCACCAATCGGCCGGCTGTATCCGCATGCGAAATGAGGACGTCAACTGGTTATACGAGTACGTGCGAGTGGGCACGTGGGTGAGCATCGTTCCCAAGTCCTGAAAATTGTCATCTTCTTGTGATATAAAAGTATGATATAATGAGGATTGTCTTAAAAACGGAGTCGGATTTTGGCGATTGATTGAGTGTCGATTTTGGTAGAGTAAGGGGAATTGTTGATGGAACGGATCGCTCGCTTTAAAAAGAAACGGCCTTTTTACCGGCGGAAAGGGTTTCTATATAGTTTGTGTTTCCTGCTCTTGATGGTAATTGGCGGAGCCGGTTATTATGCATATTCTGTTTACAGCTTTACGCAAAAAATTTCCAAACCGACGAATCCTGACGAACCGATTGCAATGGAAGAGTGGACCGGTACGGAACGGGTGAATATTGCGCTGCTCGGTGTCGACTCGCGGCCGGGGGACGGTCCGCCGCGGAGCGATTCGATCATGGTGCTGAGCATCGACCCGCAGACCAAACAGGCCGCTTTGTTTTCTGTGTTGCGGGATACGTATTATAAGATTCCCGGTCACGGATTCCGTAAGATCAATGAGGCGTTTGCGCTAGGCGGGCCGCGATTGACTGTGGACACGGTTTCCAAATTTATGCAACTGCCGATCCATTACTATGTGAAGACAGATTTTAACGGGTTCGCCAATATAGTCGACGTGCTCGGCGGCATCGACATGTATGTGGAAAAGGACATGGATTGGCAGGATGACGGCACCTATGATATTCACCTGAAAAAAGGCTACCAGCATCTGGATGGAAAACATGCCCTGATGTACGTGCGTTTTCGCCATGATGCGATGTCCGACTTCACCCGAACGGAACGGCAGCGAAAGTTTCTGGCGACATTGGCGTCCGAGTTGAAGTCGACCAGTTCGTTGATTAAATTGCCGGATATTTTGAAAGCGATCCAGAACGATGTGGAGACCAACATGTCATTCAGCGACATGGTAAAACTGGCCAAATTGGCTTACAACCTGGATCTCAGCCAGCTGCAATCGGTGCAGCTGCCGCCGTTCCAGGATTCCACCGGATCGAAACCGGCGCTGGTCGACGCCGTCCGGAACGGGGCTGCCGTGGTGATTCCCGATTTGTACGAAACGAGACTGCTGGTTCACAAGACGCTGAATGACGGCCAAACTGTGGTCAGAACCTATGACGATCAGGCGCCGATGGTGGCGGAGGATGCCCCGCCGAAGAATACAATGTCGGCGACTCCTCCGGCGCCCAAACTGCCAACTCCGCCCGCCAACACGGGAGGAACCGGCAGCAAATCGGGCACTGGCTCGAATGGTACCGGTGGCACCAACTCCGGGGGAAGCACAGGCGGTACCGGTACCGGCGGTGGCTCCGGCACTTCAACCGGCGGGACGAAGCCGGGCGGAACCGGCGGAAGTGGCACTGGTACGGGCAATACAAACGGCGGCAGTCCGGCAGGGGGAGGGGCCGGTTCAGGTAACGGCGGGCCCACAGGTGGCGGCTCGCCCGGGGGAAGCGGAGGCGGAACAGGTACGCAAACCGTCCCCACGCCTCAGCCGCCAACTCCTCCATCATCTCCTTCCACTTCCTGAATGAGACGGGATGAATCAGACGCAGACGGGATCGTGCGGGTGGCTGATAGAGGGTCTCCAGATCGGAGACTCTTTTTCATTGCGGGATTGCGTTGTACAAGCTATCATTGATCTAGACACCATAGGATTCAAGGGGGCTTTTGCTTGAAAGCTTTAAGAATATGGCTGGCAATCGTGGCAGCAAAGGCGACTAAGCGGCTGTTGGCGGTCTTGGGCCGGAAAGGAACCACTCTGCCGGGAGCGGTCGCGCTTCGCATCTGTCCGGACTTGTTGCACTATTACGGCCGCAAACTGGAAGACCGGGTCGTGTTAGTGACCGGCACCAACGGGAAGACGACGACGAGCAATCTGCTTGCCCATTTTTTGCGGAAAGACGGGCGCGATGTGATTTCCAATTCGCTCGGCGCCAATTTGATTCAGGGGATTGCGGCCGCTCTGGTCGAAGGGGTGTCCGGGTCAAGTCGAAGCCAGTCGGCTGTGCTGGAGGTCGATGAGGCGACGATCGGCAAATTGATTGAACCGCTGCAGCCGACCGCGGTTGTGGTGACCAATTTTTTCCGGGACCAGATGGACCGATATGGGGAACTGGATACGGTCGTCGGGATGGTGGGACGCGCTCTGGAGCGTTCTCCGGCGAATACGACGCTGGTGTTAAATGCGGACGACCCGCTGGTTTCTTCGATCGCTCCACCGGGAAAAAAGACGGTCTATTACGGAATCGAGTCGAGCGCGATTCAGACGGACGAGCAGGGGGAAGTGCGCGACGGCAAGTTCTGCCGCCGTTGCGGGTCAAGCCTTCGATATAGTTTGTATCACTACGGGCAGCTCGGCTTTTATGAATGTCCGGGATGCGGGTTCAAGCGGCAGACGCCGGATCAGGCAGCGCACGACGTGCGAATGCATGAAGGGGGGATCCTGTTTGAACTGGACGGAGAGACCGGTTTTTTGAATGCGCCCGCCTTTTACAATGTCTATAACGTGCTGGCGGCGATTTCGGCTGCGAAAGTGTTGGGCGTTCCATCGCAGGTGATCGGACGTGAGATGAAGAACCTGAACATCGGGCTCGGCCGTATGGAGCGCATCCTGGTGAATGGCTGGCAAGATGCGATGCTGGCATTGGTGAAAAATCCGACCGGCTGCAACCAGGTCCTGAAAGTGATCGGCCAGATGAATCAGCCGATTGATCTGGTTTTCATCCTCAATGACCGGTACGCGGACGGCACCGACGTGTCGTGGATCTGGGACACGCATCTGGAACGGCTGCGGGAGCAACCGGGTCTGCGCCGGATCGTGGCGGCGGGGACAAGGGCGCATGATATCGCCGTTCGTTTGAAGTACGCCGGTTTGGGGGATATCACGACGATTGGGGAAGGGGATGTGGCGGCGGTCGAAGCTGCGCTTGGCGAGTTGCCGGCAGGTCACACACTGTTTATTTTGTCTACGTATACATCCCTGTATGCAGTACGGGATCACTTGTTGGAGAAAGGTCGTGTGGCAGTTGAAGCTTAAGATCGGCTATCTGTATCCGGATTTGCTCGAGGTGTACAGTGACCGGGGGAATGTCACGGTCTTGCAGAAAAGGGCGGAATGGCGGGGCATCGACGTGCAGGTGGACCACATCACGATCGGCGACAACCCTGATCTGTCAGACTATGACTTGCTGTTCGCGGGCGGCGGTGAAGACCGGGAGCAGTTGCTGGTGGCGGAAGATCTGTTGAAAAAACGGGACTCGCTGTTCAAGGCGGTCGATTCTGGCACAGTGGTGCTGGCGATCTGCGGCAGCTACCAACTGCTCGGCCATTATTTTGAAACGATTGGCGGCAATCGGATTGAAGGGATTGGCCTGCTCGATCTCTACACGATCGGCGGCCGACGGCGGCTCGTTGGCAATGCGGTCGGCAAGCTGACGATTTTTGATGAGGAGTGCACGGTTGTCGGATATGAAAATCATTCGGGCAGGACGTATCTTGGCCCGGAAATGGCGCCGCTGGCGGCGGTGGTTAGCGGGTTCGGCAATAACGGGGAAGACGGATTGGAGGGCGTCGTGGAGGGCACTGTGTTCGGCACTTATTTGCATGGGCCGATTTTGTCGAAGAATCCGCGGCTGGCCGATCATTTGCTGCAGTTGGCGCTGCGACGGAGGACGGACAATCCGTACTTGCCGCCGCTCGACGATGATTGGGAATTGGCGGCACATGAGCGCGTCGTCCGGCAATATGCCCAGATTGGACGCAGGTAGCAGGACGTAACAGGTTGCTTTACGCCATTTTGTTCGAAAATCGGATCGGCGCCCGATTGAAATTCCGGCCAGGCCGTGGTACCATATCATTTGTCGCCGCGAACAGGCAACGCGAACAGGCAATGTGTTTTGCCTTGGCGGCAAGTGATGTTCGCGGAGAGATGTCCGAGTTGGTCGAAGGAGCACGATTGGAAATCGTGTAGGCGGTTCACCCCGCCTCGTGGGTTCGAATCCCACTCTCTCCGCCAGACAACCATTGGCTCGATAGCTCAGTTGGTGAGAGCGACGGATTCATAACCCGTAGGTCGGGGGTTCAATTCCCTCTCGAGCCACCATTTTCAGCCCATTCAAATCAAACAAAGCCAAGTGGAGTGATGGCCGAGTAGGTCGAAGGCGCTCGCCTGCTAAGCGAGTATACGGGAATAAACCCGTATCGAGGGTTCGAATCCCTCTCACTCCGCCAGTTAAGCTTGCTTTCGGGCAAAGGATCCGAAGGGGCTGCCTTGAGTGGGCAGCCCCTTCGCGGTTTACCCAATCAGGTGGAAAATCAACATTCCCAGGAGATTCAAGACCACCCGCATGCTCGCTCCTGTCAGGACACGTCTTAGGAGGAACGCGGATGATTCGTACCATGCTGGTTCTTAAAGATGGGGAAATCACGACGATTTTTATGCTGCTGACCTTTATTGTCGGCGTGTACGGCATGAATTTCGACAATATGCCGGAACTGCACTGGAAATACGGATACTATGCGGTGCTCGGGCTGATGGCCGCGATCGCGCTCGGCATGGTGCTCTGGTTCAAACGAAAAGGCTGGTTTTAAGGGAGTATGGGCAGATGAACTATGATGTGATCGTCGTCGGCGGCGGACCGTCCGGCCTGATGGCATGCGTTTCCGCCGGAATGCAAGGAGCGAAAGTGCTGCTCGTCGACAAGGGGGACAGGCTTGGCCGGAAGCTGGCGATTTCGGGCGGCGGCCGCTGCAATGTGACGAATAATCGGGACATCGACGAGATTGTCAAAAATATACCGGGAAACGGGCGGTTCCTGTACAGTGCGTTTTCCATTTTTAACAACCGCGACATCATCCGATTTTTTGAGGAATTGGGGATTCGGCTGAAGGAGGAAGACAGGGGCAGAATGTTTCCGGTCTCGAATCGGTCGAAAGATGTGGTCGAAGCCCTGATCCGAAAAGTGAAAGAAGTGGGCACGGAGATCCGCGTGCATGCCCCCGTCGAGCGGGTACTCTATCAGGATGGACAGGTAGTCGGGGTCCGCTTGCGTTCAGGCGAAGAAATCGACGCCTGCAACGTGATTGTGGCGGTGGGCGGGAAGTCGGTGCCGCATACAGGTTCGACCGGTGACGGATACGCGTGGGCTGAAGAAGCGGGTCATACGATCACGGAACTGTTCCCGACGGAAGTGCCGATCACGCTGAACGAAGATTTTATCCGGGAACGGCGGTTGCAGGGATTGTCCCTGCGCAACATTCATCTGGCGGTGTACAACGCAAAGGGCAAAAAAATGGTCGAACACGAAGGCGATATGATCTTTACCCATTTTGGCATTTCCGGGCCGGCGGCACTCCGCTGCAGCCAGTTTGTGGTGAAAGCGCTGAAACAGTCGAACGGGCAGGACATCCGGATGACGATCGACCTGTTTCCGGAAAAAACAGAGGACCAGATTTTTCACGAGACGTATGAACTGGCGAAGCGGGAACCGCGGAAAGCGGTAAAAAATGTGCTGAAAGGCTATTTGCAGGAGCGGATGATTCCGCTTGTGCTGGAGCGGGCAGGGCTGCGGGACGACATTACGTTCGCCAACCTGCCAAAAGCACCGTGGGCCAAAATGGCCCATTTGCTCAAAGCGTTTCCCCTCAGAGCGAACGGCACGCTGACGATCGAGGAAGCGTTTGTCACCGGCGGCGGCGTCAATCTGAAGGAAATCGATCCGAAGACGATGCAATCGAAGCTGATGCAGGGCTTGTTTTTCTGCGGGGAGATCCTGGATATTCACGGGTATACGGGAGGGTACAACATCACGGCTGCGTTCAGCACGGGTTACACCGCCGGAAAAAGCGCCGCGGAGCGGGCCTTGCGGCTGAGTGGGCAATAACGAACGGCCGCGCTTTTCACGCCGCGGCCGCCCGCTTGTGGACCGTTATTCTGTTGCGAAGCTTTCGTACGCCTGCACCACACGGTTCCACTCTTCGTCATCTTCAATATCAATCAAGTATTCTTCTCCGTTTTCATCCGCTTCGATCCGCAAGATGACCGCTTCCGCCGCTTCCTGGTCGCGCGGCACCAGGATCGCGTAATTTTTGTCAGACACTTCCATCACGTCAATAATCACGAACTCGTGATCGTTCCCTTCATCGTCGGTCAACACGACAACATCGTGCTCGTGGTCGCAGTCAGGACCATGCACGTGGTTATGTTCGGTCATTGTGGCAACCCTCTTCTCTGTTTCAGAATCAATGCTTCGATTCATGATACCATGGTAAAACTTGCCCCGTCAAATAAAAAAAGGAGAACGAACCGTTCTCCCGATTTGCGTCCCTATTGTCAGCCGCTGCCGCAACCGCCTGCGGATGGCCGCGGATACGGCACGCCGTTCACCTTGCCGGTGATGCAGTTGGCCAGCAATGTGGTGACCGATTGCAGCAGTTCGTCCACCTTGCTGCATGCTTGCTTAAACGCCGTTACCTCAGGAAACTGATCGAGCTGTTCGATCAGAGCGTTGATCGAATGTTCCAGCTCCTGCAGGTGAGGCCCCTGACTGTACCCCTGCAACTTTTCGTGCTCTGCCTGCATGTCCCGCAATTTTCGCAAGAGCGGTTTGATCTGCGGGTGGGCTTCCATCTTCTCTTTTGCCTGTTTATATACTTCCACTTCGGGGGAATCGGCGATCAAACAGCCCAGTTCATAGGCTTGTCCCCAGAGTTCGTTGTGGTCCACCATGGTGTACTCATCCTCCCTTATACCAGACAGTATAAAGAAAAGCCCGCGGGAAGTCACGGGCTTTTCACGGCTTCACAAATGATTAGTGGTGGTAATTGTGCACCGCATTGTGGTGTTTGAATTTTTCATCTCGCTTGTTGTCGATCTTTTCGATCCACAGACCGATCGCCAGCGAGGCCAGCAGGGTGATTCCCAGCACTGCGTACGATTTTGAAACGAGGCCGATCACGACCGACGCGAACACCAAGACGAAGAAGAAATACCGGTTCCCCCGTGTCACTGCGATCCCTCCTTTGTCTGCAAGTATAGCAAAAGAAACGGGCTTCGACCAGTCGGTCGGCTTGCTGCAGATTCGAAATTCCGAAGACAAATTTTTCCCCCAAATGGTAAGCTGACCCGGAATTCGTGTTCGAATTTTTGTTAGAAACAAGCTGCTGCATTTACTTGACGGAGCCCGGAATTATTTTTATGCTAAATGGGAATAGAAAGAGTGGAAGGAGGCGTCAGCGATGTGGGGTCTCTTGGCGTTTATCGGCGGAGTTTTCTTGCTGTTGTTTATGTGCGCGAACATCACGTCGGAAAAATTTAATGAAGCGATCAAAAAGCAGCATGAGCAATGGGAGCAGTAGATGCAGGCAGGCGGAGCGTCCCCTGCTTTTTTTCTAAGCCGATGTTGGGAGTGTGTGGCATGAAACCTGTCTTGACGTTCCCCAAGGCCGATCATTACGCTTTTTTTTATGAAGAAGCGCACCTGATGCTTGTGAGCTGGCAGCGGGATGACAAAAAAGAGCTGTACCGCATCGCCGGACAGCAGGGGGAAACGCTGCAGCTCGATTACCCAGGCGAACTGTATACGGAACGCGTGATGGAACTGATCAGCCGGATTTTTTTCATCACCGTGCAGGAGGAAACACAGGAGAAAGCGTACGCGTTAGGCGCGTTCTTCAGCTTGCGCGACCAAGGCTACGCGGTCTATTACGAGCGGGAAAAAACGTCCCATTCGCAACTGGTTTTCTTCCGGGTGGCGGAAGAAGCGGACGGATACGGCCTGCAGGTGGTCGAAGACGAAGCGGAACAGAACTTGGTCGTCAACGAGATCGAACAACGGTACGGCAGTTTTCTGCATATCCACTAGCAATGGCCTCCGCAGATACATAAGAAGCATTGACAATTGTTGAAACCGGGCGAATGCTTGTGTTACCATGAGATAGGAAATTTGGCGACGGAAAGGTGCGACAGTCAATGAAAAAGGCGCTGCTGCTGATTGATGTGCAAGAAGATTTTCTCGGCAATCTGGGCAATTTGGACTACATTGTCCGGCTGAGCCAACAGTATCTGGATCAAAACGCGAACGAATATGACCTGATTATCACCACGACCTGGAAATATGAAGACAACGAAGGCAAGGACACATTGCTGATCTCCCATCCGAAAGCGAAGCGGGTGGAAAAGAGAACCTACTCCGCATTCAATGAGGAAGTGAAAAAACTGCTGGAAGAGCATCAGATCGAACTTGTCCATCTGGGCGGCATGGACGCCGAAATGGCCGTCATGGCGACCATGTACAGCCTGCTGGATAACGGGTACAAGGTGCAGATTCTGGAACCGCTGCTCGCTTCCTACCATGCGCGGAACTGGGAAGCGACGACGATTATGAAGCACGTGCTCGGCGAAGAAAATGTGTTGCGCGTCGGTGGCGACCGCGTGTGGGTGTAAGTGACAGCCGAGACACTTTTTGTCGGGTGTGATTCCCTGCTGCCAGGGTCAAACTAGTGATACGATGCTGGCGCTTGGGGGGATCCACGTGTCATGGGTATACTGGGCAGGTTTGTACGACAGCAAGTTTGAAGCCTACTGCGCCGTCATGTGGGTGGAAGGCGACAAGCGGATCTATGGGAACCATCCGCCGCGTGAAGTGGAATTGTATCGGACACGAAAAGGCAAATATGGCGTTCGGTTTCGTTCCGACAGAACCCGATGAAAAAACAGGAGCCACCGCGACAGGTGGCTCTGCTTTTGGCAAGTCCTTACCGTGCCGTAGCGGAGGCAGGGTTCGGCCGGGCGGCGGGCGCGGCTGCTTGCGGAACGGCCGGCTGCTCGGTTGTCGAAATCCCGATCGCATGCATCATCGGGCAGACACGGGTGACGCCGGATATGCGGATATCATGAGAAAGAGAATTTGTAACGGCGGGCACTTTCAGGAAAGGGACGGATGTGGCATACTGAATACGAAACGGGAAGCATCGCTTGAAGGAGGCGTACATAGATGAATCTGGTGCCGATTGTGGTTGAACAGACGAGCCGCGGAGAACGCTCGTACGACATTTATTCCCGTCTGTTGAAAGACCGGATTGTGTTCTTGGGAAGCGAAATCGACGACATGGTCGCCAATTCGGTGATCGCCCAATTGCTGTTCCTGGCGGCGGAAGATCCGGAGAAGGACATCCACTTGTATATCAACAGCCCGGGCGGTTCGATCACCGCAGGCATGGCCATCTATGACACGATGCAGTACATCAAGCCGGACGTATCCACCATCTGCATCGGGCTGGCCGCTTCGATGGGCGCATTCTTGCTGACGGCCGGGGCTAAAGGCAAACGGTACGCGCTGCCGAACGCGGAAGTGATGATTCACCAGCCGCTGGGCGGGGCGCGCGGCCAGGCGGCCGACATCAAAATCGCCGCTGAGCGGATTCTCCGCATGCGCGACACGCTGAACCGGATCATTGCGGAACGGTCCGGGCAGCCGCTGGAGAAGGTGGAACGGGATACCGACCGCGACTATTTTATGACCGCGGAAGAAGCGAAAGAATACGGCTTGATCGACAAGGTCATCGAAAAAATCTAGGGTTTTCCGCATGAACGAACTGGAAGCCATCATCCGGCAGC includes the following:
- a CDS encoding MurT ligase domain-containing protein, with product MKALRIWLAIVAAKATKRLLAVLGRKGTTLPGAVALRICPDLLHYYGRKLEDRVVLVTGTNGKTTTSNLLAHFLRKDGRDVISNSLGANLIQGIAAALVEGVSGSSRSQSAVLEVDEATIGKLIEPLQPTAVVVTNFFRDQMDRYGELDTVVGMVGRALERSPANTTLVLNADDPLVSSIAPPGKKTVYYGIESSAIQTDEQGEVRDGKFCRRCGSSLRYSLYHYGQLGFYECPGCGFKRQTPDQAAHDVRMHEGGILFELDGETGFLNAPAFYNVYNVLAAISAAKVLGVPSQVIGREMKNLNIGLGRMERILVNGWQDAMLALVKNPTGCNQVLKVIGQMNQPIDLVFILNDRYADGTDVSWIWDTHLERLREQPGLRRIVAAGTRAHDIAVRLKYAGLGDITTIGEGDVAAVEAALGELPAGHTLFILSTYTSLYAVRDHLLEKGRVAVEA
- a CDS encoding anthranilate synthase component II; translation: MIAVIDNYDSFTYNLVQYLREFGCEVKTFRNDKVTVAELAALPLTHLLISPGPCTPDQAGISLEAIRFFAGKVPILGVCLGHQSIGQAFGGRIVKAKRMMHGKTSPVFHTGESVFQTLPSPFRATRYHSLVVEKNSLPACLQVIAESDDGEIMALQHREYAITGVQFHPESIMTEHGKTIIRNFLEQRERVLA
- a CDS encoding anthranilate synthase component I family protein; its protein translation is MKTVASKIRVHSQERVYPRTVDAFEVFRKLHAKYGATSAFLLDSVSDPKSRYCSSLIGLFPLVACRFKGRTLLVEGDPALIPTIAENLRGNGHALPKFSGPLPPVLDTIRNSFELVGKPALQPYSFGFIGFFSYDAIRYFEAIPNTALDDRGLDDVLLQIHQVILHFEQDRIRVVINRVAGVETPDFSAIESLLTADGAPPFAGFDPSRLVVEEDVQKEEYLERVKRAKEYIREGDIFQVVLSKRDRVIGRIDPLLVYQRLKDVNPSPYMFFVDYGRYRVFGASPEMQIRLENGLAQMRPIAGTTKGKGRTEEENRALIENLLADEKEKAEHLMLVDLCRNDLGRVCKPGTVRVKDFMAVEEYSHVFHIVSTVEGEVEPDVSPFDVFLSTFPAGTLSGAPKVRAMEIIDELETLSRGIYGGVIGFFDFLGNMNTAIVIRTVINQDGVSYLQAGAGIVADSVPENEWNECDHKLRALKTALFS
- a CDS encoding L,D-transpeptidase gives rise to the protein MVLLKLRASLFSAALAGCLTGVFPTPSYIMVDKSNNTLTFYSYNIPVRTFSVATGRSEEDTPVGTFPVVMLVKNPWYLKQNIPGGDPNNPLGSRWIGLEVPGTDGSQYGIHGTNQPDSIGAHQSAGCIRMRNEDVNWLYEYVRVGTWVSIVPKS
- a CDS encoding LCP family protein; protein product: MERIARFKKKRPFYRRKGFLYSLCFLLLMVIGGAGYYAYSVYSFTQKISKPTNPDEPIAMEEWTGTERVNIALLGVDSRPGDGPPRSDSIMVLSIDPQTKQAALFSVLRDTYYKIPGHGFRKINEAFALGGPRLTVDTVSKFMQLPIHYYVKTDFNGFANIVDVLGGIDMYVEKDMDWQDDGTYDIHLKKGYQHLDGKHALMYVRFRHDAMSDFTRTERQRKFLATLASELKSTSSLIKLPDILKAIQNDVETNMSFSDMVKLAKLAYNLDLSQLQSVQLPPFQDSTGSKPALVDAVRNGAAVVIPDLYETRLLVHKTLNDGQTVVRTYDDQAPMVAEDAPPKNTMSATPPAPKLPTPPANTGGTGSKSGTGSNGTGGTNSGGSTGGTGTGGGSGTSTGGTKPGGTGGSGTGTGNTNGGSPAGGGAGSGNGGPTGGGSPGGSGGGTGTQTVPTPQPPTPPSSPSTS